The sequence below is a genomic window from Chaetodon auriga isolate fChaAug3 chromosome 8, fChaAug3.hap1, whole genome shotgun sequence.
AGCTGTCACAGTGGAGACCGAGCTGTTTCAGACCTGAGGCGGTTTGTTTCCAAAAAGAAACTCCGTGAAAATCTACAATTCAGTCTTCAAGCTTTGTTTTGAGTCTTAAAGTTACATAAAAATAGTACTAATTTTCAGGAACTTGGGATATTTATGCAGCAGTAAGCCGCAACAAAGGGCTTCTTCGTGGTCCAAATGACTTTTTTTAAGGTGGAGAGTGagacctcctcttctctttttacTCATCTTTGGTAACACGCTACTTGACTTTAGCACAGCTGCTAGCGGAGAGCAAAGCTGTCAAATTATGATTTCAAGTAAAATCTCTGACGTTACGTTTTAACCTATGAATCTACAAGACAAATTTTGAGATCTATTCCCGCTAACAAATCCTATTTTATCACGTTATTTTAGCTCGCCTACAAACTGTTAAGCTGGTATTATTTACAGTTGGGATAGCTAGCACGGTTAGCTATGTTTACAGAGCTCAACAGCATCTTGAACACCTCCCCTGACAGCTTCACACAGGTGAGGggctaacttttttttttatttgtctagCATGCTGATATGAAGTATAACTTCACACACTGCTGTATTAAGATGTAACACACTGTCCTACATGCTAACGCGTGAGTTCCTCTTGTATTCTCAGCGGCATGTAGCAGCAATGCAACGTTAGCCGCAAATAACACAGCACTCACGTTTCTCTATCGTCAAATTTGCATCTTCATCCTACAGGGAGAATTTATCTtggtctcagacagacagagtgatgcCTCCTTCCTCATTCACCACTTCCTCTCTTTGTACTTACGCGGTGAgttatcacctgttaccaaacTGAGGGAAACAGTTAATTCAGGTGTGATGTAGTGTATTTAGCTGaactctctttttctgtttcagctcgCTGCAAAGTGTGTTTCCTGGGTCTGGTTCAGTCCTTCAATCATTACAGTGCAGTCAGCCAGAGACTGGTGAGTCTCCGCTGATGCCGCTGTGCTGTATTCTCATTTAACATCCACATAATATTTTACTCATTCGGCTGAATCATATGTGTTAGGCATCATGTCTATCTCCTCTAAAACACACTTCCAatcctgtttcttttcatttttgtcaccACTTCTGTATTGATAAGTCATTGTAGTTCACAGCAATTGGAAAAAATCAAAATTGAACACCAGATGAGCATTAAAAAGCCGACAAATAATGTGTGTTACAACAGTTTGCCACATGCTTCATGGACAGTCAAATGCTGATGTGTCTTTTTTGATGACGACGCTGAacctgtgtgtatctgtgtgcgaCTTGTGTGTCCTCAGGGTGTAAGCTTAGCACAAGCAAAGGAAAAAGGGCAGCTGGTTTTCTTGGAGGGACTGAAGGAGTCGCTGTCTGTTTTGATTCCTCGAGACACCAACACAGGAAGTCAAGCCATGGACTTCCTCAGGTACAagcaagtctttttttttttttagggtttCGCAGCTTTGTcttacaaacacagacagatctTGTCACTGTTCATCACATCTGTTTGAAACCATCACATAAAACTTACAATCAAATTATTTGAGCGTATCTATCTGGATTATCAATCCaacaatattacatttttgaaCTATTCTCAAATTTTGTCTCCAACATATCAATATTTAACATAATATGAAGGTTTCTGCACTTCCAGACCTTTGTACTTATGTAATACTCctataaaaacaacacacatttacCAGTCTAACTTTGTTGCTACTCTCATTTCTCCCTCATGTCGTCTCTCTTCAGGGATCCTTCTGTTGGTCTGAAGAGTCTGTATGAGTTTGTCCATTCCAGTATGAGCAGTACTGGTGGCAGTGGAGAGCGAGCAGATGGTGCAGAGGAGTGGGGACCCCCGGTGTTGCTGGTGGATAAcctcagtgtgctgctgagtCTGGGGGTGAGCGTTGGAGCTGTGTTGGACTTCAGTCACTACTGCCGAGCCGCCGTCTGCTCCCAGCTAAAGGTTCGATTCTCACTGTCGAAGCATGATTGTATCGCTGTCTCAAGCTGCAGCTCACGTGGTCAAAATGTCTCCGCCATCTtgaatttgcttttatttgagtTGTTTTAAGGGATGCACTCACTCTCTGTGCAATATGTTTATTAAAGACGGTTGGATGAAGTGAACAGATCTAATAAAAACTAATCACCAGGACTTTGACTGTGACTGCAGGGCAATGTGGTGATGCTGGCACGCTGTGatggggaagaagaggaggacgacGGAGATGATGAAGGCTCAGAGAGACTTCTGAAGGGCCTGACCCACCAGTGTAGCCTCACTCTTCATGTACAGGGTCTCCCTACTGGCTTCTGTAGGGACATACAcggacaggtgtgtgtttttctgtgcagtatttctgattctgattcaacATATTTTCTTCTACATACAAAAGTGCCCATAACAAAGCCAAATATTCAAAGTGCAGATATCAAATTGGTTACCAGCAAATTtgtttttgatcatttcacGAATAAATCAGCTAATTATGTCAgctgtcttcctgtttctctcttaTGAAAAACATGATTCTTTCCACCAAAATGGACTCTGGCCTTGGTGATTGGTACTCGATGACGTGGTGCCCGTCTGGTCTGTCAAgtgttctttgttttctttgttttcaggtgGAAGTGTGTTGGAGGAGGAGACAAGGTGATGGACAGTACACACAGAAGAAACTCTTTCAGTACAAGGTCCACGATAAAGGAGCCTCCTTCTTTGCTCCTGGGACATCCAGTGCTGTTCTTTAGTTATGTGGTTCAACCTCCTGGTttgcctttttctgtctcttaaATGTGACAACTGACTGTTCGCACAACACAAATGTTGGTTGTTTGGCTGCCAAAGTGGTTGGTGAACCCTGCGAATGTACCATCCAAAGCCAGGCAGTACGTTTGGATGCTTGCTGGTGTGAAGGACTCAGTCTGGACCCCAGACTGTCTGGAGGAAGGACTTCAGCTGATAGACCTCTGAAACATGGCTCACTTTGCAAACAAAAGACCAGTTCAGTCTGATTATGAGGCTGTTGAAGATATGACAACGGACAGGTTGTCAATATTCGGTCAGTAGGTGAatcagtttttgtgtgttgaCAGCAGGTGATGTACAATTGCATCTATTTACATTTGTGATggttaattaaaatgaatgctttACTACAGTGCTCACAGGGACTGTAGGTGTTTGGAGCTGTCGCtgaatgtttaaataaaatggaataaaaccgTGGAAACCGTTGTTGTCGTTGTCTGTACACCCACTAGAGGTCGCCCTGTCCCTGCGCTCTGTCCGCAGGGTGAGAGGTCGAAGTGGAGAGGTCTCTCCGGGATTTGACAACCAGTTTGGAAACACTGCTCCTGCATGTCGGCATCACGTACGGGGCATACAAGTTCACCTTTAgctcatttccaaaataaaggaATAACGCGGAGGTTGCTCGCCAGTTTACCCAGGAggaccacagcagcagacatatTTGGGAGTCTGTGAAGTTTGTTCAGGCAAGTGTGTGAACAGTTAAGCTGTAAGTCGTTAGCAACGCTGGGAAAGTTAGCTCCGTGGCGGAAGAAAGCATGGGAGCTTATGAATTACCTAATGACTAAATGTTAGCTCCTGAGCGTTGTTATGGTCACAGCAGCGTGGGTGCCGTTGCGGGGCTCACATGCATCAGTTTTATTTCTCTAAATCTCATGTGAGCCCCGGACATCCCAAAGCACACTGTACAACTTAACATCGTCACTGTGCTAAGCAAGCTAACTTTAGCATTCATTTGGTTATTTGGCAGCGTTGTTGGCTACAAACTGTTCTTACACAGTGACAGCCCTGTTAATGTGGAATTGGCAACGCTATCCCTTCGTGGCATGTATGACCATTTTTTGTTTACCACAAGCTTTTCTAGCTAATTGGTCAAATACATATTGATCAGGTTCACTGGGTTCATTGAGGGGGTAGCTAGGCGCCTGCTAGCTATGCATGTTAGCCTTTAGCTTGGTGTCATCACAAGTTGTCTGCAGGTACAGAAAAGGTACAACTTTTGAGATAAACGTTACACCTGGATGGGTGTATGCAGCTGTGGTCGTGTACATGAGACATGACACTGTATAGCGTAAATTTGGTCTCTAAGCTTTTGAAAATGTGGTTATGGAGTGCGGTTAATACGAGAGATCAACTCAGTCACGCACTCAGGTAACGTTAGCAAGACAACAGTTACTGTCGTTAACTTCTACTATCCATAAATTTTGTTTCGGTTAATTAACTGAAACTCAAATAAAGCTTGAGTGTTAGTATTCAATTCCGACTATTACCACAAAGTCTTAAAATTAGTGTTATGTACTGAAAATTAGATACACCCTGCGAGATAGTGgtagctaacgctagctagctgTTGTCACTACCGTTACTGTACGTGAGTTAGCTTGTCAGTTGACACCTTGACGGCAGGTTCCCCAACAGGGACTCGCACGTTTTCCCAGAGAGGACAAACCGATGcttaattgtgttttattttggggAATTTGACCGGAAACGTAATATATAAGGTCGTTAGTGGCATGTGCCTGATCAGTGGTTTCTAGTTCCATAGCTTCTCATGTCAAAGTATAGCACTGTTGATGGAGGCCATGAGTTGTGACAAATGCTGTGTGGTAAATGTGACTCGGGCAGCTAAATGTGTACGGAAAGTCTGCTGAAGGGGACATCTGTGACGGCTTACTCAAACTCGTGTCTTGACAATTTGTCAAATTCGATCCTGATAAATCTGAAACCACACTTTATTTGTTTGAGGACCACCCTGGAGCCTTTTTGTCACTCTTGGGCATCCGTGGTTCTGGCTGTGGCAGCCATGGTGCTAGCTTGTTCCTGGCAGGTGATGTTGCCACAGGGTTGCATCAGCCCCACCATCCGTGCATGTGTTTGGTGTGAgctatttcaacattttggctACTTTAACCTGATCTCTAGATTGTAATGCGGTTATGTGTTGAAAAGATAGTGTTACCATGCTGTTAAAtgtatgttcatgttgactGGCTGATGCAGTtaataaaaatattcaaattaaacTCTACCTCTTTacattttctccttcctcctctaaAGAGCTTGTCAGAGATACAGAAATCCTTGTGTTGAAATGGATGGCCTAGTTCACATCATTAGTTATTACAATATGGTTAATGATTGACAGGACGTTTCCCTCTTTTGTCAACAGCTGTGGATGTAAAAGGCTGCGTTGCAGTAATCTGCTCATCCACATTGCTTGTCTCTACATTTACAACAGGACTAATGGGAGTCACTGATCAGAGCGGCATGCTTCCACATTATGCAACTATGGGATTAAATGTTGATGCAGTTATGCTACGGAAAATGGACACAGCCTGAAGCTCTCTGCGGTCTTTGTGGATATTGGTATAGTTTTGGACTTTGAGTCATTTGCTTAATATTTTAAGGCAAGTAAATGAAGTGTTTGATACTGAAAGTTGCTCATGATGCCACTGGAATATTTAAGCCCAGGAGATGCCTTCAAGATGGGCATTTTAGGGAGTGTTGAAAAGAGGTGAGCTggtattttttttgcttttttccaaaTCTCCCACTCCGGTGAAGGGTTTATAAGTTTTGTAATAGCTTTGATACAGGTCCTGCATAAACTCAGAGTACCATTTTGCTCATAGTTGTAGTCTTGCAGCTTTATAAATGTACACTAATCCGCAGGCCTCCTAATTAAGATGCAATGATCTCCCTAACTGAATTTGTGCTTATAATGTGAAACACTGCGTCTGTCAGTCtgtagctgtgtttttgtttgcaagTAAGTGTGCTGGCTCCTCACGTGGGAGGTGTATAGACTGCTCTTTGTTAGACTATTAGTTGCCTGGCACATATGCGCAAAAGCTCAGGGTTTCTTAGCTGAGACGTTTTCCGTGCTGGTGTCATGAAGAATTATTTGTGGTATGTTAGGTTTTAGCAGAAATGCTCTATTTATTCCCTCATCTGTAGTAGCTGGTGTATCCTAGCAAACACAATCCGGCCAGACTGAATAGGATTTCTAAACAATTGCTGGTTGCCTGCCAAAGCGGCTGAGGAGAACACAAACTCACCGGCCTGAAATAACAGTGT
It includes:
- the elp6 gene encoding elongator complex protein 6 codes for the protein MFTELNSILNTSPDSFTQGEFILVSDRQSDASFLIHHFLSLYLRARCKVCFLGLVQSFNHYSAVSQRLGVSLAQAKEKGQLVFLEGLKESLSVLIPRDTNTGSQAMDFLRDPSVGLKSLYEFVHSSMSSTGGSGERADGAEEWGPPVLLVDNLSVLLSLGVSVGAVLDFSHYCRAAVCSQLKGNVVMLARCDGEEEEDDGDDEGSERLLKGLTHQCSLTLHVQGLPTGFCRDIHGQVEVCWRRRQGDGQYTQKKLFQYKVHDKGASFFAPGTSSAVL